CCAGGCTCTGCAGCCAGAAGAAGGAACTGATGCGCGCGCCACGCGTCACCGCGTTGACGCGATGCAGGCTGGTGCCTGGATAAAGCACCATATGGCCCGCCGGCAGCTTGACGCTGCGCGGGCCGTAGACGTCATCGACGACCAGCTCGCCACCGTCGTAACTATCGGGCTCGGACAGGAACAGCGTCGCCGACAGATCGGTGCGCACGCGATCCGCGCTGCCCGGAATCGGCCGCACCGCATTATCGACGTGATAGCCGAAATTCTCGCCGCCTTCATAACGGTTGAACAACGGTGGGAAGATCTTGCGTGGCAAGGCGGCCGCCATGAACAGCGGGTTGCGCGCCAGCCGCTGCAGGACCAGATTGCCCATCTCCTGCGCCAGCGGATCGTTCTCCGGCAACTGGCGGTTCTGCTTGACCTGCGCCGACTGGTGGCCGGCGGTGACCTTGCCATCGACCCAACTGGCGGCTTCGAGCCGCCGCCGCATTTCCGCGGCCTCGGCACTGGTGAAGACTTCGGAGATTTGAATCAGCATTGCGGAGCTCCTGGCTCAGGTGTTCATACAGGCTCGCAGCGCCTGATCGAAATCACCCAGCAGGTCTTCTTCGTCCTCGATGCCAACCGATACGCGTATGAAGCTGTCGGCGATGCCCATCTGGGCGCGCCGCTGCGCGCCCATTTCGTAATAGATGGTGTGAGCAGCGGGCAAGGCCAGGGTCCGGGTATCGCCCAGGTGCGTCGCCAGGATGACGACCCGCAGGCGATTGAGGAATTCGAAGCAATCGATGCCGTCCACCAGCTCCACGCCCATCAAGGCACCGAAGCAGCCATCGAACAGCTCCGCCGCGCGCGCATGCTGCGGGTGCGACGGCAAGCCCGGATAGAACACCTTGGCCACGCCGGGATGAGCCTCCAGCATGCGCGCCAGCGCCAGCGCGTTGTCGCAGTGCTTGCGCATACGCAGGGCCAATGTTTCGGAACCGACCGCGATGCGATGCGCGGCGTCGGCCGCCAAGGTGCCGCCCATGTCGCGCAGCCCTTTTTTCTTGATCTGCAGCAATCCCCAGCCGGTCGGCGGGCCCTTGCGATAGGATTCGAAGATATTCGGATAGCCGGACCAGTCGAACAGGCCCGTGTCGGTGATCGTGCCGCCCAGCGCATTGCCATGGCCACCGATGTACTTCGACAGCGAATTCATGACCAGCGATGCCTGCACGTCCATGCCGCGCAGCATCCATGGCGACGTCAAGGTATTGTCGAGCAGATAGACCAGCCCGCGCTCGCGGCACAGCGTGCCGATGGCGACCAGGTCGGCGACCTGCGTGCCCGGGTTGGCGATGGTCTCGACGAACACCATGCGCGTATTGGGACGCAACGCCGCCTTCACCTGCTCGGCGTCGGTGGCGTCGACGAAGGTAATCTCCACGCCGAGCTCGACCAGCGTTCCGAACAGGCTGTTGGTATTGCCGAAGATGAATTGGCTGGACACCAGATGGTCGCCCGCGCGCAGCAACGTCGTGAAGACCGCCGCCAGCGCCGCCATGCCGGTGGCGAAACTGACGCTCGCCACGCCTTTTTCCATCTTGGTGACGCGGGACTCGAGCGCCGCCGTGGTGGGCGTGCCCTGCCGCGCATACGTATAGCCGGCCTTGCCCTGGAACACCGCCGCCAGCTCACGCGCATCGGCATAGCCGTACTCCGAAGACACATGGATAGGCTTGTGGACGGCCCCGTGCTCGACGTCATCGCGCCGATCGGAATGAAGAATGGTGGTGGTGAAGCCGGATTTATCCATGATCGCGCGCGCCGAATTCGGGGAAGACCGGGGATTTTACCCCTGGCGCTGGCGCACGGTTTCGTACAGGCAGACGGCGCTTGCCACGCTGACGTTCAAGCTTTCCACCGAGCCCAGCATCGGTATGTGCACGAGCTCGTCGCAGGTTTCGCGCGTCAGCCGACGCATGCCCTCGCCTTCCGCGCCCATCACCCAGGCCATGGGCCGGCGCGCATCCACGCCGTGCATGGGCGTGGTGGCCTGGTCGTCGGTACCGACCAGCCACACGTCACGATCCTTCAAGGCCCGCATGGAGCGCGCCAGGTTGGTGACCATGATGTACGGCACCGTATCCGCCGCGCCGCAGGCGACACGCTGCACGGTCGCGTTCAGGCCGACCGCGCGGTCGCGCGGCGCGAGGACGGCATGCACGCCGGCGGCGTCCGCCGTACGCAGGCAGGCGCCCAGATTGTGGGGGTCCGTCACGCCATCCAGCACCAGCAGGAATGCGGGCTCTTCAATGACGTCCAGCACGTCGTCGATGTCCGCGGCCAACTGGGCAGGCTCGGCCAGGGCGACGACGCCCTGGTGCCGGGTGCCGCGCGCCAGGCCTTCCAGCCGCTCCACCGGCACCGGGTGGACCTTGCAGCCAGCCTGTCCGGCCTGCTCCACCAGCGACGCCATGCGTTTATCGCGCCGCGAGGCTTCGACGTAAATTTCCTTGATCGAGGACGGCGCGTGGCGCAGGCGCGCCACCACCGCGTGGAACCCTGCCAGAACCTGGGTCGACGCCATGAAAATACCTCTCTTGTAACTACCCGCCCGGCTCGGGCGGGACCATGCTCAGCGGCGCTTGCGGGCGGCCGATTGGGTGGAAGCCTGCGCCTGCCGCGCAGCGACGCGGTCGGCTTTCTTGGCTTCCGCGCGCCGCACCTTGGCGGTCTGGCCCTTCAGGGCCTTGGGCTTGGCGCCCGCGGCCTTCTTGATGCGGCGAGGCGGTTCTTCCGGCCCGCGTTGCGCGGCCTTGCGCAGCGACTCGAAGCTGGTGCCCTTGACCAGCCGGAACTCGATACGGCGGGCTTCCAGGTCGACGCGCGCCACCTGCACCTGGACCTTGTCGGTCAGGCGGTAGCGCATGCCGGTACGTTCGCCGCGCAGCTCGTGCAGCGCGTCGTTGAACTGGAAGTACTCGCCGCCCAGTTCCGATACGTGGACCAGGCCTTCCACATGGAGCGTATCCAGCGTGACGAAGATGCCGAAGCTGGCCACGCCCGTGACCGTGCCGCTGAAGTCTTCGCCGACGCGTTCCTTGACGAACCAGCATTTCAGCCAGGCTTCCACGTCGCGCGAGGCATCGTCGGCGCGGCGCTCGCTGGACGAAAGCAACAAGCCGAGCTTTTCCCAGATGGCATGCTCGTGTTCCTTGTGGGCACGGCCGATCACCACGGGCTCGTCGTGCAGCGATGGCACGTAGCGCTGGCCCGCCAGCAAGGCCTTGATGACGCGATGGGTCAGCAGGTCCGGATAACGCCGGATGGGCGAGGTGAAATGCGTATACGCCGGATAGGCCAATCCGAAATGGCCGACGTTCTCCGGGCTGTACATGGCCTGCTGCATCGAGCGCAGGCACATGGTCTGCAGCAGCGGATAATCGGGACGCCCTCGCACGCTGTCGAGGAATTCGCCGTAGTCCTTGGCCGTCGGCGTGTCGCCGCCGCCCAGCGTCAATCCCAGCGTGCGCAGGAATTCGCGCAGCGATTGCAAGCGATCGGGCGTGGGACCTTCATGGATGCGGTACAGGCCGGGATGCTTGCTCCGTTCCATGAAATCCGCGGCGCAGGTGTTCGCCGCCAGCATGCATTCTTCGATGAGCTTGTGCGCATCGTTGCGCACGACGCCGACGATCTGCTCGATGCGGCCCAGCTCGTTGCATACGATCTTGGTTTCCACCGTATCGAAATCGATGGCGCCGCGCTTGCGCCGCGCCTGCGCCAGCAACTGGTACAACTCGTACAGGTTCTGGACCTGCGGCATGACGCCCGCCATCGCGGCCGCCGTCGGGCCGCCGGGCTGCTGCAGCGCGGACCAGATATTGGTATAGGTGGTGCGCGCATGCGAATGCATGACGGCGTTGTAGAACTGATAGGCGGTAACCGTGCCGGCCTTGGCGCCGCTGGCGGGGATGACCATGTCGCAGACCAGCACCAGCCGGTCGACCTGCGGATTCAGCGAACAGAGGCCGTTGGACAGGGTCTCCGGCAGCATGGGAATGACACGCCGGGGGAAATACACGCTGGTGCCGCGTTCGAGCGCGTCGTCGTCCAGCGCGTCGTTGGGGCGTACGTAATGGCTGACGTCGGCAATGGCCACCAGCAGGCGCCAGGCCGGCCGCTTGCGCTGCCCCGAACCGAGCTCGACGGCTTCGCAATACACCGCGTCGTCGAAATCGCGCGCGTCCTCGCCGTCGATCGTGATGAGCGGGACGTCGCGCAGATCCACGCGGTCTTTCAGATCCGTTTTGCGTACGGCATCCGGCAGGCGGGCCGCCTGCTTGCGCGCGGCTTCGGTGAATTCGACCGGCACGTCGAACTTGCGCACCGCGATTTCGATTTCCATGCCGGGATCGTCGATCTCGCCCAGGACTTCGGCGACGCGCCCCAGGGGCTGCGTGTGCCGCGTCGGCTGCTCGATGATCTCGACCGACACCACCTGGCCATGTTGCGCGCCATTGGTATCGCTCGGCGGGATCAGGATGTCGTGCTTGATGCGCTGGTCTTCCGGCACGACGATGGACAGGCCATGCTCATGCAGAAAACGACCCACCAGCTTGTTGGTGCGGCGTTCGATGACTTCGACGATGGTGCCATCGGGCTTGCCGCGATACTCGCCACTGGGCTTGACCAGCACGCGATCGCCGTGCAGCACCTTGAGCATTTCGCGCGGTGAAAGGAAGATATCCGGTCCGCCATCGTCGCGGACCAGGAAGCCGAAGCCGTCCCGGTGCCCCTGCACCCTGCCCGCCACGAAGTCCAGCTTGGTGGCCAGCAACAGCACGCCCTTGCGATTCGGCAGCAGCTGGCCGTCGCGCTCCATGGCGGCCAGGCGGCGATCGAAACCGACGGCGGTCTCAGGCCGGGTGACACCCATGCGCTCCGCGAGTTCCGCCGGCGATAAGGGCGCACCGGCGGAGCGCAAGGCGCGCAGTATGGCTTCGCGGCTAGGGACGTCGGGATCGAAATCGGGTGGCGCCTCTGGCACGACCGTGGGTCTGTTCTTGTTAGCGGCGTCGTCGCTCGATCGTTTTGCCAAAGTCGAAATTCCTGTTTATAATGCGCAGCTTCTGTGTTTCACAGATACGGTTTTTGCAAAGCGCTTCGGCTTCCAGCCTGGTACTGTGCAAAAGCGGTATTCTAACGAAAATACAGTGCCCAGGTGGCGGAATTGGTAGACGCGCATGGTTCAGGTCCATGTGCCGCAAGGTGTGGAGGTTCGAGTCCTCTCCTGGGCACCACGAATTCGCAAACCCCCGATGTGGAAACGCATCGGGGGTTTTGTTTTTCCGCCCAGGCTTTTCCCGTCGACTTGCGGCGCATGGAAAAAGTGTGCATAATCGCGCCTCTTCGTTGCCACGGTGTTTGATTGGCAGCGTATGAATCGGGCCCAGGTGGCGGAATTGGTAGACGCGCATGGTTCAGGTCCATGTGCCGCAAGGTGTGGAGGTTCGAGTCCTCTCCTGGGCACCACCCCGATCTCGAGTAGTCACGGCGGAAACGTCGTGATGATCGGATCAAGGATCGACAGCGATCGATTCGGAAAGTCAGAAAGACCAGAAGTTCGAATATTTGAGTATTCGAATGGCAGTCCGAGAACCCCGTAGACATATGTTCACGGGGTTTTTTGTTGCCTGCCGCACCCTGGCGGGTGCAAGCCTGCTCAGGCGGAAAGCGTCCTGACCATGGCCACGTGCGGAATACCTGCCTCCATGAACTCGTCGCCCTCCACCACGAAGCCCTGGCCTTCATAGAAGCCCCGTGCATGGGTCTGCGCGTTCAGCATCAGTTTGCGGTGGCCGCCTGCTCGCGCCGCCTCCACCAGGGCCTGCAACAGGCGCGCGCCCACGCCCATGCCTCGCGCACGGCGGTGCACCGCCATGCGGCCGATATGGCCATCGGGCAGCAGCCGGCCTGTACCGAGCGCCGCCCCGTCCGCGTCGTAGGCCAGCGCGTGCACGCAAACCGCGTCGTATTCGTCCATCTCTATTTCCGGCGGCACATTCTGCTCGACGACGAATACCGCGTGGCGCACCGCGCCGGCATCGTCCCGCAGACGCGTCCAATCGCCGACGACGACGGTGATCGATGGCTGGCTCATACTGCTTTCCTTCCTGCAAACAAAACCCTGATTTTCGCCAGCGCCGGGCGTCGAGGCAAATCGCACGACGGTGCCAGACCGCCCGGTGGCTTTAGAATGGGCTCCTTTTTTCACCGATATTCCACATGCATGCCGTTGCCACCGCCGCCCTGCCGGTATTCGCCTTGATCCTGGTGGGCTGGCTGGCCGCGCGCAGGGGCCTGATGGGCCCGTCGGCAAGCGACGTCCTGAACCGTTTCGTCGTTTATCTGTCGTTGCCGGCACTGCTTTTCCGCGCCATGTCGCAAGTGACGTGGGACCAGGTGGCGCATGCGGGCTATGCGCTGTCCGTCATCGGCGGCATCGCCGCGGCTTTCGCCATCGCCCTGATCGCGCATCGCGGCAAGGGCACGCCATTGACCGACGTCAGCATCGAGGCCCTGAGCAACTCCTACGCGAACGTCGGTTTCATGGGCATCCCGCTATGCCTCGTGGTGTTCGGCCAGCAAGGCCTGGCGCCCGTCATCGTGGCGACGTTGATGACCGCCTGCGTACTGTTCGGCGTGTCCATCGCGCTGATCGAAGCGGACCAGCGGCAGGGCCAGCATATGGGCAAGACCTTTGCCAAGGTGGGCGGCGCGCTGATACGCAACCCCTTGGTGGCGTCGCCCCTGCTGGGCTTCGCCTGGTCGGTCACGGGCGTCCCGCT
This genomic interval from Bordetella genomosp. 8 contains the following:
- a CDS encoding Fe2+-dependent dioxygenase — its product is MLIQISEVFTSAEAAEMRRRLEAASWVDGKVTAGHQSAQVKQNRQLPENDPLAQEMGNLVLQRLARNPLFMAAALPRKIFPPLFNRYEGGENFGYHVDNAVRPIPGSADRVRTDLSATLFLSEPDSYDGGELVVDDVYGPRSVKLPAGHMVLYPGTSLHRVNAVTRGARISSFFWLQSLVREDAQRSLLLELDVAIQRLTQDVKEHPSLVQLTGVYHNLLRRWVDV
- a CDS encoding cystathionine gamma-synthase family protein gives rise to the protein MDKSGFTTTILHSDRRDDVEHGAVHKPIHVSSEYGYADARELAAVFQGKAGYTYARQGTPTTAALESRVTKMEKGVASVSFATGMAALAAVFTTLLRAGDHLVSSQFIFGNTNSLFGTLVELGVEITFVDATDAEQVKAALRPNTRMVFVETIANPGTQVADLVAIGTLCRERGLVYLLDNTLTSPWMLRGMDVQASLVMNSLSKYIGGHGNALGGTITDTGLFDWSGYPNIFESYRKGPPTGWGLLQIKKKGLRDMGGTLAADAAHRIAVGSETLALRMRKHCDNALALARMLEAHPGVAKVFYPGLPSHPQHARAAELFDGCFGALMGVELVDGIDCFEFLNRLRVVILATHLGDTRTLALPAAHTIYYEMGAQRRAQMGIADSFIRVSVGIEDEEDLLGDFDQALRACMNT
- the rlmB gene encoding 23S rRNA (guanosine(2251)-2'-O)-methyltransferase RlmB; translated protein: MASTQVLAGFHAVVARLRHAPSSIKEIYVEASRRDKRMASLVEQAGQAGCKVHPVPVERLEGLARGTRHQGVVALAEPAQLAADIDDVLDVIEEPAFLLVLDGVTDPHNLGACLRTADAAGVHAVLAPRDRAVGLNATVQRVACGAADTVPYIMVTNLARSMRALKDRDVWLVGTDDQATTPMHGVDARRPMAWVMGAEGEGMRRLTRETCDELVHIPMLGSVESLNVSVASAVCLYETVRQRQG
- the rnr gene encoding ribonuclease R — encoded protein: MPEAPPDFDPDVPSREAILRALRSAGAPLSPAELAERMGVTRPETAVGFDRRLAAMERDGQLLPNRKGVLLLATKLDFVAGRVQGHRDGFGFLVRDDGGPDIFLSPREMLKVLHGDRVLVKPSGEYRGKPDGTIVEVIERRTNKLVGRFLHEHGLSIVVPEDQRIKHDILIPPSDTNGAQHGQVVSVEIIEQPTRHTQPLGRVAEVLGEIDDPGMEIEIAVRKFDVPVEFTEAARKQAARLPDAVRKTDLKDRVDLRDVPLITIDGEDARDFDDAVYCEAVELGSGQRKRPAWRLLVAIADVSHYVRPNDALDDDALERGTSVYFPRRVIPMLPETLSNGLCSLNPQVDRLVLVCDMVIPASGAKAGTVTAYQFYNAVMHSHARTTYTNIWSALQQPGGPTAAAMAGVMPQVQNLYELYQLLAQARRKRGAIDFDTVETKIVCNELGRIEQIVGVVRNDAHKLIEECMLAANTCAADFMERSKHPGLYRIHEGPTPDRLQSLREFLRTLGLTLGGGDTPTAKDYGEFLDSVRGRPDYPLLQTMCLRSMQQAMYSPENVGHFGLAYPAYTHFTSPIRRYPDLLTHRVIKALLAGQRYVPSLHDEPVVIGRAHKEHEHAIWEKLGLLLSSSERRADDASRDVEAWLKCWFVKERVGEDFSGTVTGVASFGIFVTLDTLHVEGLVHVSELGGEYFQFNDALHELRGERTGMRYRLTDKVQVQVARVDLEARRIEFRLVKGTSFESLRKAAQRGPEEPPRRIKKAAGAKPKALKGQTAKVRRAEAKKADRVAARQAQASTQSAARKRR
- a CDS encoding GNAT family N-acetyltransferase, whose product is MSQPSITVVVGDWTRLRDDAGAVRHAVFVVEQNVPPEIEMDEYDAVCVHALAYDADGAALGTGRLLPDGHIGRMAVHRRARGMGVGARLLQALVEAARAGGHRKLMLNAQTHARGFYEGQGFVVEGDEFMEAGIPHVAMVRTLSA
- a CDS encoding AEC family transporter, whose translation is MHAVATAALPVFALILVGWLAARRGLMGPSASDVLNRFVVYLSLPALLFRAMSQVTWDQVAHAGYALSVIGGIAAAFAIALIAHRGKGTPLTDVSIEALSNSYANVGFMGIPLCLVVFGQQGLAPVIVATLMTACVLFGVSIALIEADQRQGQHMGKTFAKVGGALIRNPLVASPLLGFAWSVTGVPLPESVDRFLVLLGNAASPCALIAIGLFLAQAEAGADGATVARVVTAKLLVQPAVTALLAFGVFSMPPVWAWTAVLMAALPIGTGPFILARLYGRDARLASRTILLSTLVSVVTISALVAWIEAHGVR